The following DNA comes from Capsicum annuum cultivar UCD-10X-F1 chromosome 7, UCD10Xv1.1, whole genome shotgun sequence.
atcatcaacaacaacaacaacatatccagtgtattcccacctagtgggatctggggagggtagagtgtacgcagtccatattactacctcaggtgaagtagaaaggttgtttccgatagacccccgacttagaaccgataacaatataacaaacacaaaacataaatgcatataaacttgtgaagtatgcaaaataaactaacaacggTAGTTACAAGATAATACTagagccacaagataatactaaaactataaatcCAAAACCATAGACAGCACTCAATACCACAACCAAGAAACCtcagacacaaataaagaacacTCCCCTACtgttaccgacgcactcccaccccctaaccctctaccctaatccgcatcctccacaccttcttatcaagggtcatgtcctcctaAGCTAAGCTGTAACTGttttatatcatgcctaatcacctcctccaatatttcttcggcctacctttaccccacctaaaatcatccataaccagtgtctcacacctccgcactggagcatcagaacCCCTCttcatcacgtgcccgaaccaacgtaacctcacttctcgcatcttgtcctccaccgaagccactcccaccttttcccgaataatctcattcctcaccatatctttcctggtatgaccacacatccatcacaacatcctcatctctgccacctttaacttttggatgtgggatttcttaactggccaacactgcactccatacaacatagccggtcggacagccactctatagaacttactttaagcttcgggggcaccttcttatcacataaaactcccgaagcgagcctccatttcaaccaccctgccccaatacgattcGTGACAttctcgtcaatctcaccattgccctgaatcatagaccccagatacttgaaactctccctcttctgaatggcctgagagtccaTCTTCACAAGGAAATGCAGAAAATTAAAAGTTGATTGTTGTGGTGATTAACAAGTTGTTCctcttatttcattttagttcCAGTTAAAATCAAATCTCATATACCGTTTttgaaaaacatcaaaatttaaattcacGTTTAAGGGGCTAAGACCTGACACCTGTAATCTACATTTCGGTTACAGGTAACAACATAATAGAATAACAAAACCATTTATTGCTAAGAGGAATCAGGAATGAGTGATCAAGGAACTGAAAGCAAAAGTATCATGACTTGAATTATGAGAGAACAACACCAGATACATTAAAGGAGAACAAAGTTCTCATGTTGCACTCACAGCAGTAAAATTCATTGGCTCCATGGGATTCCATGCTATAGAATTAGTTTTTGTCTGCAAAAAGAGATATTAAGTCATAAATCACCTTTTTTGGAAAAATACAAAGCAGATACATATAAAAACTGATATCAAAGAGATTTGGCTTAAAGATACCAAGGCTCCCTCTTCGCATACCTAATATTGAAGATTTTTATGTTTACTCTAGGAAAAGATGCTCTCAGTGCAAGTGTCCTAAATGCGAGAAACAAGAAAAATGACAAGGCCAACAGAGTTTGCAGTGAAAAAGGACAAGGTAAGTGCAACCTTATTAGTTTGATTATTGATTAGCAACATAGGCTTGTTTTTCACAACAGATGAATTAGTAAAGCAGGTCCCAGCATTTATTTTAACATGACCACGGAATCTATGAACAAGCCACTCATTCAAAAGATATTCAAAGCTTGAAAGAAATGGATCGACTCAATCACTCACACATTATATAAATAAGTAGCTTATGTGCTAGCATTTTACCAAAATGAGCACACTTATTCTTTAGCATTAATTTTCCCAGAGACAATTGTGCTGCTTACCCTCATAATAACCTTTCTAGCTGGTGTAGAGAGCCGTAAATCATAGATGCTTATGCTACGATCACTGCAAGAAAGACCAAATACCACACAATAAGTAGCTGCAGGCCAAGAATCGGATAACACTTGGGAATATGTTAGCACCAATTCTTATGCAGATAGCTGCTGAAATTACAATAACATCTTAGAGTTAACAAGCTTGGTATCTGCTATTCTAGAAGACCATTCATGAGTACCAGAAAAAGAGCAGAAAGCTCGAACTTTCCAAGCACTGGAAGCAAAACCATCTAACACAAGGTTATTCTTCAGAACACCTTTACAGATgcaatatttttattgattttttcataAATGTTGGGAAGATTCATGTACATTTACTAATATTAATTAAGTTCAATTTGGGGATCAGAGAAGCTGCAAGGATGCAACtactacttatatgtttgtccaAGACATTACAACAGATGCACATAACAGTGGATTTTCAAAAGGATAAGAGACATTAAACTTGAGAAAGGTTGAATCCAATAGATGGTTCCATTTTGAACATGTACGCTACATCACCGAAACATGCAGACCGGCGCAAGTAtcagaagaaaaagaagagatcATGGAAACGACCTACGCTTTAATCACCTTAAAGAAAAGGAGCATCACATATAAAAATATGAACTAACAATGATAGATTGACTACCTTGAGTAAAAAGCAATTTGCAGTAAGTTAAAACAGAAGAGTCAGTTATGCATTAGAGTAGGAAACTTATAAGAAGGCCTTCAATCCTTTCCCAAcaaacaataaagaaaaagaaaagaaggctATGGAGTCTTAATGAATGAAAACCTTGCTGATGTTGCCAAAAGATTAGGTTCCCCTGGATTAAACCGAATAGATGTAACTGTGTCTTTCCCCCATTCAAAACTATTAACCGGCTGAGACCTAGTTCACAAGATGAGTAAATGTGTTATAAACTGCACATAACCGGAAGCAGAGAAGATATGAGAAATGGGTGAGCAAACCTGTTATGGTTCCAAATATCAACTTGAGCACCAGCTGTGGCAAAAAGATCACCGTCCCATTGGTGGTCAACACCCCTAAGaaatgacaacatcaataacagttTGAAGATATGAAGCTAGaggaaaaacaaacaaaagtTATCATGGTATACTTAAGTTTATCATCTTGCAACTGCAATGATGCCAAATAACATACCAGAATGCATTCTTCCAGACGTGAACAGCCAATGGCTGAGAATAAAATAATTCAGTTTGTTAGACAATCTGGCACACCAAGTTCATGGATGGTAAAGAAGAGAAAGCTTGAAATGCATTTACCTGGGATGAGTTATCAGACCCATAATCCGACTCCATTATAGTATCTACAGGAACTTTCCAGAGCCTAAGACTAAAGCAAAGTAGCCCAAAGCACATTGGGTCAGATAATAGTACAACAATGTTTTCAATAATAAATTGTGCATACATGCGTGCAACAGTTCCAGTGAAACCTTACGTGCAATCAGTTCCACATGATACAAGAATCTGGCCATCCGTGGACACTGTCAAACCACGTACTGCACCTTGGTGACCAGGAAACTGACGCACTGTCCGCCTATTTGTTTTGCAAAACAAATTTGGGCACACAATCATTATAAGGTTCATCATTGGgatcaaaaaaaatcaaaagaacacCCACGAGCCGTTCATCAAGTAATGGAAACTGAAAAGGCATAGCCTTTTAAAATCGACTAACATGCTTCAATTTGCTGGTTACAGATGAACAACTGCATGTAAGTTCAAGTTAAGAGTTCAAATAGACCATTAACGTACCCCTCGAAtataaagagaagaaaatgcaAACAGAGATGAATCCCCATCAGATTTATATAAAGccaaaaaagagagttttcataTTTCAACCCCTTATACTACTAGGATGAAACTTCTAAAAGAAGAGCAAAACGTGACAAAATTGGAATAAAGATATCCCATACAGCTTGTGTCATATACCAGCAGTAACATGGAATTAAAAATACCTACATTTAGAACTCCAAAATAATCAATCTCAGATCTCAAGTCATAATTTCAAGTATATCACATCCATTCTTCAAAGTAATGTAATTAAAACATATTTTTGTGCTCCAAATGCTTTTTAGCTAAAAATGATGCTATTAGTCTAAGTGATTCTTACCTTAGAAAACTGCATAAAAGGTTATAATAAGATCAttgtttattataataaaatgCCAAGTAATAAAATACTTGATTGCCAAGAAAGACAATACCAAGTCGTAACTAAAACAATTGCATTGCATATCTACCTGGTAGCCAAATCCCATAGGCGAACATCTGCAAGAATACAAAAGATTTTCAGAAGCTCCGCATAATGAACAAATACAATCTAAATATGCTCGGCGACAATGCCTTGATGCATGATTTGTCAAGGTTAaagttttgatatttgtttaaattaaatGTCATCAGAATGCAACACGATTTGAAGTCAGTCAAGAAACTTATAAGCAAAAAAGATGTTGAAAAACATACCACCGTCCATGGAACCAGAAAATATTCCTTTCAAGTGATTAGGATTCTTTGCCATGCAAGAGACAGCATCAATATGCCCATCCATTGCTCCAACGAATGGCCTTgcaaatatctataaaaaaaaaaaagtacctcAAATTGACATactcaaacaaaataaaacactaaAATTCAAACAAGGGAATAGGAATAACCTTCTCCAGTTTTGCTGCATTTAGGGCACGAACATATTCCACTGCCTTCTCTTGTGGTCGAAGGTTGGGATCAAAGTTCCGAAAAACTCTCTAATCAGCATAGATCAATACGCAAGTTAATGTTTTTAAGACAACGAGGACAAGCATGATGCATAGCGTGAAAGCATAATTTCCCAACACAAAGTTAAAAAACTAAATATGTCAAGAGAAAAGAGTGACCAAACCTGGAGATCCTGACTACGTTCACGAGTAAATTCATCCGTAGACCGAGATATCACTTTTACCCGCATATTGTATGTCTTCACCTACAGCTTCAACTTTAAAGTAACCAAAATTGAGCTCAATGCACTAATATACTAACCATAAACACAACTAGCAATCTCAATTTAAAGTCTTTTTTAATAACCGTGGTGTCGGGGCCAGCTTGCACGCACCTCGaataattccacgggatacctgtcaCTTCCCACCAGCAACAAGTACCTCAATTTAAagtctttttattttattgtggtATTTGAGTCAGCTTGCACACACCTTGACTAATTCCACGAAATACCTATCACctacctcgactaattccacgggatacctgtcaCTTCCCACCAATATTAGGTACCtcaatttaaagtttttttttaataatcatggTGTCAGGGCCAGCTTGCACACCTCGACCAAATCCCCAGGATAGCTGTCACCTTTCATCAGCAACAGGTACCTTAAtttaaagtctttttttttttataaccatgATTTTCGGGCCAGCTTGCACACACCTCagctaattccacgggatacctgtcacctcccaccagcatcAGGTACCTCAATTTAAAGTCTTTTTTTAATAACCATGGTGCCACGGCTAGcttgcgcacctcgactaattccatggAATACTTATCACCACCCACCAGCATCAGATACCTCAATTTAAAGTCTTTTTTTTATAACTATGGTGTCTGAGCCAGCTTGCGCATACCTcaactaaatccacgggataGCAGGTACCTCAATTTAAGGACATTTGAATAAAGTGATTCCATATAGCACTTAAATTAATTGATTTCTTACTaatacttaaaattaaaaaaattgaaacagttaattttgataattcaaaaaCAATCGGTGCCTTAATAAAAAGgttcaataaatatatatagtgGCGAAGCTTACCAGTGATTATGGTGGCCGGAGCAAATAATTCTCCGGCGGCGGAGTGGTGGTTATTCAGCCGATTTAGCCGGAGAAGAACTCTAGCGAAATTTGAAGCAGCGTTAGCCCTCTGGGTTTAGGGTTTAGTCTGCTTTCCTAACTGAAGAGTTTTTTCTTTTCAactatattattttcaaaatcattttaaatattttctatctATTACTGTCTGAATTCACAACTGAATTTTGAGAGTGAATTTAGTTGTCCTACACCAAaaaaacaattatattttttaaaaatattttaatttattaattatattgatagatttaattttaaaaaatgtaaagtCTTATATTCAAATAAATGGTTAGAACTTAAAACTTATTCCCGTTTATTTTTACTAATCACATTTGTATTTGACATCGACATGGCTATTTAGATACAATACCCTAATTGATTGAACAATGATTTAGAAAATAAGTAAATTTGTCGAgagcaaaatatgaaaaaacaaaattgtcttttattaatatataaaaagttacaattaaaaaataataatgaatttttaaaatagtgaaaaagtaaaattaaaccAAGAGAGTAGaagtttaaatttcaaaattcagtGATGCCATATAAATTTGGCAAAGGACTATGATAAATGTTAAACTTTGGAGGTCGTTTGGCTGCAAGGACAAGGAGTACTAATACATGCATAAAATCTTTCATTATAATGCGCGATGTTAAGCGTTTTGGTTCAACCATAAAATTCACAGCGCTAACGATCCAATATTTTGTTATCTCTTTTAAGGAGTCGTTTGGCAAAAGGGGTAAGAAAAATAATCTTGATATAAAGTTTGAAATTAACCTTATTCCATGTTTGATATAAGATATTACTtagtttcaaaattattttatcccattaTTTATACTAAAATGGTGAGATTATTATCCCATAaaaagaaagggataaaataatctcatgaaaTATTCCCTCATGCAACATCATTCCTTATCACGAACGACAAATAATGTTTGGTTGTCATTTTTGTTGCCTGCGTACATAACATCTTACTATATTGGAAGAGACAGTGCATTAGGTGAAACTCCGTCGACGTGTCTGCTTGGCTAAGGACAATATCGTAGTTTCAAGTTATTTcctccgtgattttattatattatttctaattaattattatatgtcatttatatattaaaaatttaatttaaaaaggtaaaatagatatttatggcatgtctgcttctgtcgtaattttactatatcactcctaaataattattataggCCGTTtcagtattaaaaattaataatatttataataaagttaaaatacacatctatatatataataaaattagccTAAAATTAAGCCAAGTGGCATATTGAAAACTAGCCACTAGATATTTTGGcaacaaaaatcaattttgttggcaataaaatttattttgatgattattttagtgaataaccaattagtaatcaaacaacttatatgaaaaaaagtactatgaccaaaaagttattgcaaaataaaaaatatttcaatagagatgtcattccttaaaatacgtgaacaattaatttaaacaacataatctatatatataataaaggagaatagtctagCCTATAATTATGCCAAATGACATTTTAAGAATTAGCATCTTACAACAAAAACTATTTTCTagactatttaaatattttatattaatctCATATTTGtttcatatctatctatatatataataaaggaaaatagtctagcttataattatgccaagtggcatttTAAGAACTAGCAGCTTACAACAAAAACTATTTTCTagactatttaaatattttatattaatttcatatttgtttcatatatatatatatataataaagcaaagaagttagcataaatattaagacaagtgtcatcttgAAATTACCTATTTGAAGTCTTACAACAAAAAAcaatcattttataacaaaaagctatttggttgattatttaaatatctaatattatttcatatctctatatatatactaaagcaaagaagttagcataaatattaggctaaatgaccttctggaccctatactatgtcagttttgtaagttgaacacttttacttacatgtt
Coding sequences within:
- the LOC107878374 gene encoding DDB1- and CUL4-associated factor 13, coding for MRVKVISRSTDEFTRERSQDLQRVFRNFDPNLRPQEKAVEYVRALNAAKLEKIFARPFVGAMDGHIDAVSCMAKNPNHLKGIFSGSMDGDVRLWDLATRRTVRQFPGHQGAVRGLTVSTDGQILVSCGTDCTLRLWKVPVDTIMESDYGSDNSSQPLAVHVWKNAFWGVDHQWDGDLFATAGAQVDIWNHNRSQPVNSFEWGKDTVTSIRFNPGEPNLLATSASDRSISIYDLRLSTPARKVIMRTKTNSIAWNPMEPMNFTAANDDGSCYSYDVRKLNEAKCVHKDHVSSVMDIDYSPTGREFVTGSYDRSVRIFQYNGGHSREMYHTKRMQRVFCVKFSCDASYIISGSDDTNLRLWKAKASEQLGVILPREKKKHEYLEAVKNRYKHLSEIKRIIRHRHLPKPIYKATKQIREITDSERRKEERRKAHSAPGSIQNKPLRTRRIVKEVE